One genomic window of Deinococcus arcticus includes the following:
- a CDS encoding OsmC family protein produces MKKTLHVTWLGQQRYLGVSESGHQLLIDNSAVKVGVSPMEALLGALATCTAYDVVEIMNKRRTPLSHYRIEVEGERAETAPKRYTRITVRHIASGAGITEDALHRAAHLSHEKYCSVAASLNSEIVVDTRVEAEPDQAR; encoded by the coding sequence ATGAAAAAGACCCTGCACGTGACCTGGCTGGGCCAGCAGCGCTACCTGGGTGTCAGCGAGAGCGGGCACCAGTTGCTGATAGACAACAGCGCCGTCAAGGTGGGCGTGTCCCCCATGGAGGCCCTGCTGGGCGCCCTGGCCACCTGCACCGCCTATGACGTGGTGGAAATCATGAACAAGCGCCGCACGCCGCTGTCGCACTACCGCATCGAGGTTGAAGGCGAGCGCGCCGAGACTGCCCCCAAGCGCTACACCCGCATCACGGTGCGCCACATTGCCAGCGGCGCGGGCATCACCGAGGACGCGCTGCACAGGGCCGCTCACCTGAGCCACGAGAAATACTGCTCGGTGGCGGCCTCACTGAACAGCGAGATCGTGGTGGACACGCGGGTAGAGGCCGAGCCGGACCAGGCACGCTGA
- a CDS encoding hybrid sensor histidine kinase/response regulator, giving the protein MSADLSAPGPASPGTDRAPTELPGASGVLCILHLEDNELDHELVTMHVEGELPWPVQITRVEDESGFLAALEGQPPHLILSDFALPSYDGLSAYRAAHARWPNVPFIIVTGAMGEETAVDTLREGVTDYILKQRLERLPSSIRRAMAEVESRLQRERAEREIRALNENLRARLDEVERLRNTAERQSQRLEIQARQLEEALNLQKTFLAETSHELRTPLTALHGYLRRAEREVGGSQTLLDAQRVAENMTRLVNDLLQLSRGELVQSIEMHFMNLGQLLRQVGRDYGVAAPESSVEIVGDPGRLTQVFVNLVTNAIRVTGNAELVRLDIQPRPGEVEVRVVDQGPGVPDHVKPKIFDKFYRGKEAGSAGLGLTIAQQVVTAHGGTIDVVDTPGGGATFRVRLPLPEEDEETGVADDALDPLADMDPGSALA; this is encoded by the coding sequence GTGAGCGCCGACCTGAGCGCGCCCGGCCCGGCGTCGCCCGGCACCGACCGCGCCCCGACCGAATTGCCCGGGGCCAGCGGGGTTCTTTGCATCCTGCACCTGGAAGACAACGAACTGGACCATGAACTGGTCACCATGCACGTGGAAGGCGAGCTGCCCTGGCCGGTGCAGATCACCCGCGTGGAGGACGAAAGCGGCTTTCTGGCCGCGCTGGAAGGTCAGCCCCCCCACCTGATCCTGAGCGACTTTGCCCTGCCCAGCTACGACGGCCTGAGCGCCTACCGCGCCGCCCACGCCCGCTGGCCCAACGTGCCTTTCATCATCGTGACCGGGGCCATGGGCGAGGAAACCGCCGTGGACACCCTGCGCGAGGGGGTCACGGATTACATCCTCAAGCAGCGCCTGGAGCGCCTGCCCAGCAGCATCCGCCGGGCCATGGCCGAGGTGGAGTCCCGCCTGCAACGCGAGCGGGCCGAGCGGGAAATCCGCGCCCTGAACGAGAACCTGCGTGCCCGGCTGGACGAGGTGGAGCGGCTGCGCAACACTGCCGAGCGCCAGAGCCAGCGCCTGGAAATTCAGGCCCGGCAGCTCGAAGAGGCGCTGAACCTGCAAAAGACCTTTCTGGCCGAAACCAGCCACGAACTGCGCACCCCCCTGACCGCCCTGCACGGCTATCTGCGCCGCGCCGAGCGCGAGGTGGGCGGCTCGCAGACCCTGCTGGACGCCCAGCGCGTGGCCGAGAACATGACCCGGCTGGTCAACGACCTGCTGCAGCTCTCGCGCGGGGAACTGGTGCAGAGCATCGAGATGCACTTCATGAACCTGGGCCAGCTGCTGCGGCAGGTGGGGCGCGACTACGGTGTGGCCGCCCCCGAAAGCAGCGTGGAAATCGTGGGCGACCCAGGCCGCCTGACCCAGGTGTTTGTCAATCTGGTCACGAACGCCATTCGCGTGACCGGCAACGCCGAGCTGGTGCGCCTGGACATTCAGCCGCGCCCCGGCGAGGTGGAGGTGCGGGTGGTGGACCAGGGCCCCGGCGTGCCCGATCACGTCAAGCCCAAGATCTTTGACAAGTTCTACCGGGGCAAGGAGGCCGGGTCGGCCGGCCTGGGGCTGACCATCGCCCAGCAGGTGGTCACGGCCCACGGCGGCACCATTGACGTGGTGGACACGCCGGGCGGCGGCGCCACCTTCCGCGTGCGCCTGCCCCTGCCCGAGGAGGACGAGGAAACGGGCGTGGCCGATGACGCGCTGGACCCCCTGGCGGACATGGACCCCGGAAGCGCGCTAGCGTAA
- a CDS encoding PAS domain S-box protein, whose protein sequence is MNALRRASAPVMVMALVLILTTVMALVVNTFTREQQRSRFERETDVYTQALAARVQIYERLLEATRAGWQTWGQRLDEPVFARYVQGVDLPGRYPGVQAVGYAAWTPAVQTAALERQLRAAGTPVQVRPARTGRAHRAVIALIGPPVAQNLDALGFDMYSEPGRQRGFDGARRKGRAQATGALHLIQRDAQGQRLRGFLMMLPVWQNPVQRTELQGFVYVAVRADHFLQDLTPLQGGRLLADVRLGGQSLSAAPPDLGDQSFRAQETLELVGQTWEVRFGAGPGFGRDLAALIPALVALTGFLIAGFSFLLVKAQVDARGRAEGLNVSLAQARARQEQARAEFEAIFHAMQDAAAFTDTEGRIRMVNPALSAQFGLGAEALAGQRLSALHLDRRLDSRATFQALTTPYVRHGGTQFYGEAQRSEVRDPGGERLGLLEVIRDVTERVAAERALQAEERRSRSVLDAIPHIVQVSETSGEVTFVNQQHRAELGPGDLSAHLHPEDHAAYAAMWRGAVASEQGAQTEARLRLQGTERWFVLKVAPISDGSGRVTGWVTTATDIHDRLQAERLAQRNEERYRGVIEGMPQIVWLADAGGQALYFNRQWNAYVGDEHAGAGLLPLLHPDDREDYARRWRAALHAARPFEAEHRLRGEGGVYRTFVTRGLPVRGAEGRVIEWVGTSTDVDDSVYAENAARLLADVTEQLTARSEEGAQMPAERYRAALLRLSRFVDSGALWTVGPTRLSASSPGGAWRAPAFEAFTAQAIERVLATEDPVFTDRDPALARVGATGALFYPLMGRGGHLEGVLGLLYRQPISNRDSDLAQELAQRFASALSNDRLQERVLSAQADLQQLNQSLEERVTQRTLELEAANRELEAFSYSVSHDLRTPLRHIVGFADLLAREVGEGLSPKGGRYLGVIRDSAGRMSQLIDDLLSFSRMGRQELRRVPVNLRDLVLSSWKALEPDRQGREVHFEVPGALPVVQGDEALLELVFTNLLSNALKYTRGRDPARIEVSAHTHGGQVTVTVRDNGVGFDPRYADKLFGVFQRLHRAEEFEGIGIGLANVRRIVTRHGGTVSADAQPGEGAVFTVTLPLEGAA, encoded by the coding sequence GTGAACGCCCTGCGCCGCGCCTCGGCCCCGGTGATGGTGATGGCCCTGGTGCTGATCCTGACCACCGTGATGGCGCTGGTGGTGAATACTTTTACCCGCGAGCAGCAGCGCAGCCGCTTCGAGCGCGAGACCGATGTCTACACCCAGGCCCTGGCGGCCCGTGTGCAGATCTACGAGCGCCTGCTGGAAGCCACCCGCGCCGGCTGGCAGACCTGGGGGCAGCGGCTGGATGAACCGGTCTTTGCGCGCTACGTGCAGGGCGTGGACCTGCCGGGCCGCTACCCCGGGGTGCAGGCGGTGGGTTACGCCGCCTGGACGCCCGCCGTTCAGACCGCCGCGCTGGAACGCCAGTTGCGCGCGGCCGGCACCCCGGTGCAGGTGCGGCCCGCGCGCACCGGCCGGGCGCACCGCGCGGTGATTGCCCTGATTGGCCCGCCCGTGGCGCAGAACCTGGACGCCCTGGGCTTTGACATGTACAGCGAACCCGGGCGCCAGCGGGGCTTTGACGGCGCGCGCCGCAAGGGCCGGGCCCAGGCCACGGGCGCGCTGCACCTGATTCAGCGCGACGCCCAGGGCCAGCGGCTGCGCGGTTTTCTGATGATGCTGCCGGTGTGGCAAAACCCCGTCCAGCGCACCGAGCTGCAGGGCTTCGTGTACGTGGCGGTGCGCGCCGACCACTTTCTGCAGGACCTGACCCCGCTGCAGGGCGGGCGACTGCTGGCCGACGTGCGGCTGGGTGGGCAGTCCCTGAGCGCCGCGCCCCCGGACCTGGGCGACCAGTCCTTTCGCGCCCAGGAGACCCTGGAACTGGTGGGGCAGACCTGGGAGGTGCGCTTTGGCGCCGGGCCCGGCTTTGGCCGTGACCTCGCCGCCCTGATTCCGGCGCTGGTGGCGCTCACCGGCTTTCTGATCGCGGGGTTTTCCTTCCTGCTTGTCAAGGCGCAGGTGGATGCCCGGGGCCGCGCCGAGGGCCTGAACGTCTCGCTGGCCCAGGCCCGCGCCCGCCAGGAGCAGGCCCGCGCCGAATTCGAGGCCATCTTTCACGCCATGCAGGACGCGGCGGCCTTTACCGACACCGAGGGCCGCATCCGCATGGTCAATCCGGCCCTGAGCGCGCAGTTTGGTCTGGGGGCCGAGGCCCTGGCCGGCCAGCGGCTCTCGGCGCTGCATCTGGACCGGCGCCTGGACAGCCGCGCCACCTTCCAAGCCCTGACCACTCCGTACGTGCGCCACGGCGGCACGCAGTTCTACGGCGAGGCCCAGCGCTCCGAGGTGCGCGACCCCGGTGGCGAGCGCCTGGGCCTGCTGGAGGTGATCCGGGACGTGACCGAGCGCGTGGCGGCCGAGCGCGCCCTGCAGGCCGAGGAGCGGCGCTCGCGCAGTGTGCTGGACGCCATTCCGCACATCGTGCAGGTCAGTGAAACCAGCGGCGAGGTCACCTTTGTCAATCAGCAGCACCGCGCCGAACTGGGGCCGGGCGACCTGAGCGCCCACCTGCACCCCGAGGACCATGCCGCCTACGCGGCCATGTGGCGCGGCGCTGTGGCCAGCGAGCAGGGCGCGCAGACCGAGGCCCGGCTGCGCCTGCAGGGCACCGAGCGCTGGTTCGTGCTGAAAGTCGCGCCCATCTCGGACGGCAGCGGGCGGGTGACGGGCTGGGTCACCACCGCCACCGACATTCACGACCGCCTGCAGGCCGAGCGCCTCGCGCAGCGCAACGAGGAGCGCTACCGGGGCGTGATTGAGGGCATGCCGCAGATTGTGTGGCTGGCCGACGCCGGGGGGCAGGCGCTGTACTTCAACCGGCAGTGGAACGCCTACGTGGGCGACGAGCACGCGGGGGCCGGGCTGCTGCCACTGCTGCACCCCGATGACCGGGAAGACTACGCCCGGCGCTGGCGCGCGGCGCTGCACGCGGCCCGGCCCTTCGAAGCCGAGCACCGCCTGCGCGGCGAGGGCGGCGTCTACCGCACCTTCGTGACGCGGGGCCTGCCGGTGCGCGGCGCCGAGGGCCGCGTGATCGAGTGGGTGGGCACCAGCACCGATGTGGACGATTCGGTGTACGCCGAGAACGCCGCGCGGCTGCTGGCCGACGTGACCGAGCAGCTCACCGCCCGCAGCGAGGAAGGCGCGCAGATGCCCGCCGAACGCTACCGCGCCGCCCTGCTGCGCCTGAGCCGCTTTGTGGACAGCGGCGCCCTGTGGACCGTGGGGCCCACCCGGCTCTCGGCGTCCTCGCCGGGCGGCGCGTGGCGGGCGCCCGCCTTTGAAGCCTTCACGGCGCAGGCCATTGAGCGCGTGCTGGCCACCGAGGACCCCGTGTTCACCGACCGCGATCCGGCCCTGGCGCGCGTGGGGGCCACGGGCGCGCTGTTCTACCCCCTGATGGGACGCGGCGGGCACCTGGAAGGCGTGCTGGGCCTGCTCTACCGCCAGCCCATCAGCAACCGCGATTCGGATCTGGCCCAGGAACTCGCGCAGCGCTTCGCCTCGGCCCTGAGCAACGACCGCCTGCAGGAACGGGTGCTGAGCGCCCAGGCCGACCTGCAGCAGCTCAACCAGTCGCTGGAGGAGCGGGTGACGCAGCGCACCCTGGAACTGGAAGCGGCCAACCGCGAACTCGAAGCCTTCAGCTACTCGGTCAGCCACGACCTGCGCACGCCGCTGCGGCACATCGTGGGCTTTGCCGACCTGCTGGCCAGAGAGGTGGGCGAGGGCCTGAGCCCCAAGGGCGGGCGGTATCTGGGCGTGATCCGGGATTCGGCCGGGCGCATGAGCCAGCTCATTGACGACCTGCTGAGCTTCTCGCGCATGGGCCGCCAGGAGCTGCGCCGCGTGCCGGTGAACCTGCGCGACCTGGTGCTGAGCAGCTGGAAGGCCCTGGAACCGGACCGCCAGGGCCGCGAGGTGCACTTCGAGGTGCCCGGCGCGCTGCCGGTGGTGCAGGGCGACGAGGCGCTGCTGGAGCTGGTGTTCACGAACCTGCTGTCCAACGCCCTCAAGTACACCCGGGGCCGCGACCCGGCGCGTATTGAGGTCTCGGCGCATACCCACGGGGGCCAGGTGACAGTGACGGTTCGTGACAACGGCGTGGGTTTCGATCCGCGTTACGCGGATAAACTGTTTGGCGTGTTTCAACGCCTGCACCGCGCCGAAGAATTTGAGGGAATTGGCATTGGCCTGGCCAATGTGCGCCGGATCGTCACGCGCCACGGCGGCACCGTCAGCGCCGACGCGCAGCCCGGCGAGGGCGCGGTCTTCACCGTGACCCTGCCGCTGGAAGGCGCGGCGTGA
- the aroE gene encoding shikimate dehydrogenase, whose translation MTVPDAAPLLHAFLLADPAAHSLSPRMHAAAFHAAGLNGTYGARRVPASDLGAALAALRAPGVLGANLSLPHKETALALLDTLSPAARAIGAVNTVVHRNGELLGDNTDAPGLMAALDDAGFDWTPGAQAVVLGAGGAARAAVYAALRLGEARVWVVNRTPARAQALTRAFPAPDRPVVAAPAADVPWPEISLVINASSAGLDAPDQTPLDAACLAGLPPGALVYDMVYRPLDTRLLREARALGLRAENGLGMLAHQARLAFGLWTGVTVPVEVFLGALDAGAQP comes from the coding sequence GTGACCGTGCCGGACGCTGCGCCCCTTTTGCACGCCTTCCTGTTGGCCGACCCCGCCGCCCATTCGCTCTCGCCCCGGATGCATGCGGCGGCCTTCCACGCCGCTGGCCTGAACGGCACCTACGGGGCCCGGCGGGTGCCCGCCAGCGACCTGGGCGCGGCCCTGGCGGCCCTGCGCGCCCCGGGTGTACTGGGCGCCAACCTCAGCCTGCCGCACAAGGAAACGGCGCTGGCCCTGCTGGACACACTCAGCCCGGCGGCGCGGGCCATCGGCGCGGTGAACACGGTGGTTCACCGCAACGGGGAACTGCTGGGCGACAACACCGACGCCCCGGGGCTGATGGCGGCGCTGGACGACGCGGGGTTTGACTGGACGCCGGGTGCGCAGGCGGTGGTGCTGGGGGCCGGCGGCGCGGCGCGGGCGGCCGTGTACGCCGCGCTGCGGCTGGGCGAGGCGCGGGTGTGGGTGGTCAACCGGACCCCGGCGCGGGCCCAGGCGCTGACCCGCGCCTTCCCGGCCCCGGACCGTCCGGTGGTTGCCGCCCCCGCCGCCGACGTGCCCTGGCCAGAGATCTCGCTGGTGATCAATGCCAGCAGCGCGGGCCTGGACGCCCCGGACCAGACACCGCTGGACGCCGCCTGTCTGGCCGGGCTGCCTCCAGGCGCCCTGGTGTACGACATGGTGTACAGGCCTCTGGACACCCGCCTGCTGCGCGAGGCCCGCGCCCTGGGTCTGCGGGCCGAGAACGGGCTGGGGATGCTGGCCCATCAGGCGCGGCTGGCCTTTGGGCTGTGGACCGGGGTCACCGTGCCGGTGGAGGTGTTTCTGGGAGCCCTGGACGCCGGAGCCCAGCCGTGA
- the ybeY gene encoding rRNA maturation RNase YbeY: MIDLIVRKTPPAGLRTALRASLTAAMTHFGVQAREVTVVLVGDRTIRALKREHWGEDAATDVLSFPTWEPGDPFMPPHLGDIVISLDTAARQAGARGHSLSREVALLASHGLTHLVGHDHPHAEGLGFEEGATGEDWAVFHAAWDAARAALPAGV; encoded by the coding sequence GTGATTGACCTGATTGTGCGCAAGACCCCGCCAGCGGGCCTGCGAACGGCGCTGCGGGCCAGCCTGACGGCGGCGATGACGCATTTTGGCGTGCAGGCGCGCGAGGTCACCGTGGTACTGGTGGGCGACCGGACCATCCGCGCCCTGAAACGCGAGCACTGGGGCGAGGACGCCGCCACCGACGTGCTGAGCTTTCCCACCTGGGAGCCCGGCGATCCCTTCATGCCGCCGCACCTGGGCGACATCGTGATCAGCCTGGACACGGCCGCGCGGCAGGCCGGGGCACGCGGCCACAGCCTGAGCCGGGAAGTGGCGCTGCTGGCCAGCCACGGCCTGACCCATCTGGTGGGCCATGACCACCCCCACGCCGAGGGCCTGGGGTTTGAGGAAGGCGCCACGGGCGAGGACTGGGCGGTCTTCCACGCGGCCTGGGACGCGGCGCGCGCCGCCCTGCCGGCCGGTGTCTGA
- a CDS encoding diacylglycerol kinase: MSEPAPQRPPERPAGGSALSGRRFVRSAGYAWAGAAHAYRHQANFRIECWAAALALGLGLALGAPLAPVALACGLVLGLELLNTALEALVDLASPELHPLARVAKDTAAAAVLLASLSALVVGAVTLGPPLLRLLP, translated from the coding sequence GTGTCTGAGCCAGCGCCACAGCGGCCCCCAGAGCGACCGGCTGGCGGCTCGGCCCTGAGTGGGCGGCGCTTTGTGCGTTCGGCGGGCTACGCCTGGGCCGGGGCTGCGCACGCCTACCGGCACCAGGCCAACTTCCGCATTGAATGCTGGGCGGCTGCGCTGGCTCTGGGCCTGGGACTGGCGCTGGGAGCGCCGCTGGCCCCGGTGGCGCTGGCCTGCGGGCTGGTGCTGGGGCTGGAACTGCTGAACACCGCCCTGGAAGCGCTGGTGGACCTGGCCAGCCCGGAACTTCATCCGCTGGCGAGGGTGGCCAAGGACACGGCGGCGGCGGCGGTGCTGCTGGCCAGCCTGAGCGCGCTGGTGGTGGGGGCCGTTACCCTGGGGCCGCCGCTGCTGCGCCTGCTGCCGTGA
- a CDS encoding GNAT family N-acetyltransferase produces the protein MRGVSAPALTLRGRRPRDLNVLRRWLTDPGAEWRQWDAPYFHASNTTEALGRYVERLAETPPSPHERVIDLGGQCIGMVNRAEEDPAGGGWWDLGVLIYDPAHWGQGLGTAALRQWVQATLDETEAHVLTFTTWSGNTRMIRAARRLGFQEAGRVREARLVGGKHFDRVQLDLLRREWPGEGG, from the coding sequence ATGCGCGGCGTGAGTGCTCCTGCCTTGACCCTGCGGGGCCGCCGCCCGCGTGACCTGAACGTGCTGCGCCGCTGGCTGACTGACCCGGGCGCCGAGTGGCGCCAGTGGGACGCGCCGTATTTTCATGCCAGCAACACCACCGAGGCCCTGGGGCGTTACGTGGAGCGCCTGGCCGAGACGCCGCCCAGCCCGCACGAACGGGTGATTGACCTGGGTGGCCAGTGCATTGGCATGGTCAACCGCGCCGAGGAAGACCCGGCAGGCGGCGGCTGGTGGGACCTGGGCGTGCTGATCTACGACCCCGCCCACTGGGGCCAGGGGCTGGGCACGGCGGCGTTGCGGCAGTGGGTACAGGCGACACTGGACGAAACAGAGGCGCACGTCCTCACTTTCACCACCTGGAGCGGCAACACGCGCATGATCCGTGCGGCGCGGCGCTTGGGTTTTCAGGAGGCCGGGCGCGTGCGCGAGGCCCGACTGGTGGGGGGGAAGCACTTTGACCGCGTGCAGCTGGACCTGCTGCGGCGCGAGTGGCCGGGCGAAGGGGGGTAA
- a CDS encoding tryptophan-rich sensory protein: MTGLARQITLVLATLLTLLMNYLSNALPLFGNSNKEVSDALPNAFTPAGLTFAVWGPIFLGLLVFAVYQALPGQRTARYDRLFWPFLLANVLNVSWLLAFQSLNIGLSVPIMLALLASLIWLYLTVRGLKPLGAEALALQVPASLYLAWISVATIANVTAFLVSIGVTGGALGLSPQLWSALLVVIAAVIGVFFLVRFHDYAFAAVLLWAFYGVYVARTDTAIVALGVLVAAALVVLAGLASLRGRKAAL, encoded by the coding sequence ATGACTGGACTTGCGCGGCAGATCACCCTGGTGTTGGCCACCCTGCTGACCCTGCTCATGAACTATCTGAGCAACGCCCTGCCCCTGTTCGGCAACAGCAACAAGGAGGTGAGCGACGCCCTGCCCAACGCGTTCACCCCCGCCGGGCTCACGTTTGCGGTGTGGGGCCCGATCTTCCTGGGCCTGCTGGTGTTTGCCGTGTATCAGGCGCTGCCCGGCCAGCGCACGGCGCGCTATGACCGGCTGTTCTGGCCGTTCTTGCTGGCGAACGTGCTGAACGTCTCCTGGCTGCTGGCCTTCCAGAGCCTGAACATTGGCCTGAGCGTGCCCATCATGCTGGCGCTGCTGGCCAGCCTGATCTGGCTGTACCTGACTGTGCGCGGCCTGAAGCCCCTGGGCGCCGAGGCACTGGCGTTGCAGGTGCCGGCCAGCCTGTACCTCGCCTGGATCAGCGTGGCGACCATTGCGAACGTCACCGCCTTTCTGGTCAGCATTGGGGTCACGGGCGGCGCCCTCGGCCTGAGCCCGCAGCTCTGGTCAGCCCTGCTGGTGGTGATCGCCGCCGTGATCGGGGTGTTCTTCCTGGTGCGCTTCCACGATTACGCTTTCGCTGCTGTGCTGCTCTGGGCCTTTTACGGGGTGTATGTGGCCCGCACGGATACAGCCATCGTGGCCCTGGGCGTGCTGGTGGCGGCGGCGCTGGTGGTGCTGGCCGGGCTGGCCAGCCTGCGAGGGCGAAAAGCCGCGCTGTAG
- the argJ gene encoding bifunctional glutamate N-acetyltransferase/amino-acid acetyltransferase ArgJ, with product MSLPLPTGFTAAAMAAGIKPSGRTDLSGVVSSHDCTWAFAGTRSTTAAACVERNRELYAAGGPVRALLVNAGNANAATGARGERDNADMAGAFGSVLNVPAAAVLTASTGIIGHLLPMDRVLSGIEHLPDELASGADLFAAAIMTTDTRPKTAHATLSTGARIVGTAKGSGMIHPDMATMFAFAFTDAAVEGEALRAAFPAIVNRTFNAVTVDGDTSTNDMAAVLANGQAGEVPLGEFLAALEGVMRDLARQIAADGEGATKLLTVQVQGARTEAEALAAARTCCVSPLLKSAVHGNDPNWGRVIMAVGRSGAAVDVAQLKVSVQGQPVFAGQPLPYDAAAVSRSMQAEEVVFTVALGVGEARGEAWGCDLSAEYVSINADYTT from the coding sequence ATGAGCCTTCCCCTTCCCACCGGTTTCACGGCCGCTGCGATGGCCGCCGGCATCAAGCCCAGCGGCAGGACTGACCTGAGCGGTGTGGTGTCCAGCCACGACTGCACCTGGGCCTTCGCCGGCACCCGCTCCACCACCGCCGCCGCGTGCGTGGAGCGCAACCGCGAGTTGTACGCAGCGGGCGGGCCCGTGCGTGCCCTGCTGGTGAATGCGGGCAACGCCAACGCCGCCACCGGCGCGCGGGGCGAACGCGACAACGCGGACATGGCCGGGGCGTTCGGCAGCGTGCTGAACGTGCCCGCAGCGGCCGTGCTGACCGCCAGCACCGGCATCATTGGGCACCTGCTGCCCATGGACCGCGTGCTCAGCGGCATTGAGCATCTGCCGGACGAACTGGCGAGCGGCGCCGACCTGTTCGCCGCCGCCATCATGACCACCGACACGCGGCCCAAGACGGCGCACGCCACCCTGAGCACCGGCGCGCGCATCGTGGGCACGGCCAAGGGCAGCGGCATGATTCACCCGGACATGGCCACCATGTTTGCCTTTGCCTTTACCGACGCGGCAGTGGAGGGCGAGGCGCTGCGCGCGGCCTTTCCGGCCATCGTGAACCGCACCTTCAACGCGGTGACGGTGGACGGCGACACCAGCACCAACGATATGGCCGCCGTGCTGGCCAACGGACAGGCGGGCGAGGTGCCGCTGGGCGAATTCCTGGCTGCCCTGGAAGGCGTGATGCGCGACCTGGCCCGGCAGATCGCCGCCGACGGCGAGGGCGCCACCAAACTGCTGACCGTGCAGGTCCAGGGCGCGCGCACCGAGGCCGAGGCCCTGGCCGCCGCGCGCACCTGCTGCGTGTCTCCACTGCTGAAAAGCGCTGTGCACGGCAATGATCCCAACTGGGGCCGCGTGATCATGGCCGTGGGGCGCAGCGGCGCCGCCGTGGACGTGGCCCAGCTGAAGGTGAGCGTGCAGGGTCAGCCGGTGTTTGCCGGCCAGCCGCTGCCCTATGACGCGGCGGCCGTGAGCCGGAGCATGCAGGCAGAGGAAGTGGTGTTCACCGTGGCCCTGGGCGTGGGCGAGGCCCGGGGCGAGGCGTGGGGCTGCGACCTGAGCGCCGAATACGTGAGCATCAACGCGGACTACACGACCTGA